The following coding sequences lie in one Maribacter forsetii DSM 18668 genomic window:
- a CDS encoding DUF3820 family protein: protein MEINPDKEKLIELAHYRMPFGKFKGRYLIDLPEPYLVWFKQKGFPDGKLGDLLQSMLEIKTNGLESIIRKIQKHFPKETR, encoded by the coding sequence ATGGAAATAAATCCTGATAAGGAAAAATTAATAGAATTGGCACATTACAGAATGCCATTTGGTAAGTTTAAGGGTAGGTATCTAATAGATTTGCCGGAACCTTATTTGGTATGGTTTAAACAAAAAGGATTTCCTGATGGTAAATTGGGAGATTTGTTGCAATCTATGTTAGAAATCAAAACAAATGGCTTAGAATCGATAATTCGAAAAATACAAAAACATTTTCCTAAGGAAACCCGTTAA
- a CDS encoding hydroxypyruvate isomerase family protein, which translates to MKRRNFIGTSAAASVGFLTTSATAASKNKNEATAKLKYNINHSVCYWCYGSIPFEDFLKNLVELDIRSVDLVGPDEFLLLKKYNIHAAMCWGAGMGIEKGFNDLSLHDELIADYERVIPLVAEAGYTNLICFSGNRNGMNDLVGLRNCAIGLKKLMPLAEKHGVVLQMELLNSKVDHKDYMCDTSEWGVSLCEAIGSEHFKLLYDIYHMQIMEGDIIRNIENYHQYYGHYHTGGNPGRHEIDETQEIFYPAVMKAILKTGYTGHVAQEFVPSWENKIDALKQGVTICDV; encoded by the coding sequence ATGAAACGAAGAAATTTTATTGGAACCTCGGCGGCGGCGTCTGTTGGTTTCTTAACTACATCTGCTACAGCAGCAAGCAAAAATAAAAATGAAGCTACCGCCAAACTAAAGTACAATATAAACCATAGTGTTTGTTATTGGTGCTATGGGAGCATCCCTTTTGAAGATTTTCTTAAAAATTTAGTAGAACTTGATATACGTTCTGTAGATCTAGTGGGACCGGATGAATTTCTGCTTTTAAAAAAATATAATATCCACGCTGCCATGTGTTGGGGTGCTGGCATGGGTATTGAAAAAGGTTTTAACGACCTCTCTTTACATGATGAACTTATCGCAGACTACGAACGTGTTATTCCGTTAGTAGCTGAAGCCGGTTACACCAACCTTATATGCTTTAGTGGTAATAGAAACGGAATGAACGACCTAGTTGGTTTACGTAACTGTGCCATTGGATTAAAAAAATTAATGCCTTTGGCTGAAAAGCACGGTGTTGTTTTACAAATGGAACTTTTAAACAGTAAGGTGGACCATAAAGACTATATGTGCGATACTTCTGAGTGGGGCGTTTCTCTTTGCGAAGCCATAGGTTCTGAGCATTTTAAACTGCTATACGATATTTACCATATGCAAATTATGGAGGGCGACATTATAAGAAATATCGAAAATTACCACCAATACTACGGACACTACCACACAGGCGGAAACCCCGGTAGGCACGAGATAGATGAAACACAGGAAATTTTCTACCCTGCCGTAATGAAGGCTATTTTAAAAACGGGTTATACCGGACACGTAGCACAGGAATTTGTTCCTAGTTGGGAAAATAAAATAGACGCTTTAAAACAAGGCGTTACTATTTGTGATGTGTAG
- a CDS encoding DUF922 domain-containing protein: MGLIKKVHFIIFLLALLSISNVQSQEVVSWEPDFRFTWNDFKGAAPITSRAAATTASGITYRFSTYYENNELQVDYKVFAYFYPTKSWYKPALCNDITLLHEQLHFDITELYARKLRKKLAETKFTKNVKEEIRKIYKVTIRQLNDFQNKYDSETNYSRNLPVQERWVKEIEEALIKS, translated from the coding sequence TTGGGACTTATAAAAAAGGTACATTTTATTATATTTCTTTTAGCGCTACTGAGCATCTCTAATGTTCAGAGTCAAGAAGTAGTGTCTTGGGAACCTGATTTTAGATTTACTTGGAACGATTTTAAAGGAGCTGCTCCCATAACTTCAAGAGCAGCAGCAACCACGGCAAGTGGTATAACCTACCGTTTTTCCACTTATTACGAGAATAATGAATTACAGGTAGATTATAAGGTATTTGCCTATTTTTATCCAACAAAGTCATGGTATAAACCTGCGCTTTGTAATGACATAACCTTGCTACACGAACAATTACATTTTGATATTACCGAACTCTATGCACGCAAATTGCGAAAGAAATTGGCGGAGACAAAATTTACCAAGAACGTAAAAGAAGAGATTCGTAAAATCTACAAGGTCACCATTCGTCAACTAAACGATTTTCAAAATAAATACGATTCAGAAACCAACTATTCTAGAAATCTACCTGTACAAGAACGTTGGGTAAAAGAGATAGAAGAGGCTTTAATCAAATCTTAG
- a CDS encoding OsmC family protein: MTSKVTYNGELRTECVHLQSNDSFVTDAPVDNNGLGQAFSPTDTVATGLASCMLTMMGIKANGLEVDLKGTTASVTKHMAASPRRISKIEVEVYLPKEISDKNRKILVHTANTCPVHYSLHPDIEKVITYNWDL; this comes from the coding sequence ATGACATCAAAGGTTACTTACAACGGCGAGTTAAGAACAGAATGTGTGCATTTACAATCTAACGATTCTTTTGTTACTGATGCACCGGTAGATAATAACGGATTAGGGCAGGCATTTTCACCTACCGATACCGTGGCTACAGGTTTAGCAAGTTGTATGTTGACGATGATGGGTATTAAGGCAAACGGATTGGAAGTAGACCTAAAAGGCACTACGGCATCGGTTACCAAACATATGGCAGCTTCACCAAGAAGAATTTCTAAAATAGAAGTTGAGGTTTATTTGCCAAAAGAAATATCAGATAAGAATAGAAAAATTTTGGTGCACACGGCAAACACTTGCCCTGTGCATTATAGTTTACATCCAGATATTGAGAAAGTAATCACTTATAATTGGGACTTATAA